Proteins from a genomic interval of bacterium:
- the folE gene encoding GTP cyclohydrolase I FolE, whose product MSDAHDADPIEPLIRGLLAELGQDPERDGLDRTPARVAKAMRFLTKGYEEDPVEILNGAMFDVSYDEMVVVKDIEFYSLCEHHMLPFFGRVHVAYIPDGKVVGLSKIPRVVEMFARRLQVQERLTMEVAETLEKVLQPRGVAVVAESIHLCMMMRGVQQQNTFAITSSLKGVFQTDPMTRSEFMELIRHRKASFA is encoded by the coding sequence ATGAGCGACGCCCACGACGCCGATCCCATCGAACCCCTGATTCGGGGACTGCTCGCCGAACTCGGCCAGGATCCCGAGCGGGATGGTCTCGACCGGACGCCGGCGCGGGTGGCGAAGGCCATGCGTTTCCTGACCAAGGGCTACGAGGAAGATCCGGTCGAAATCCTCAATGGCGCCATGTTCGATGTGAGCTACGACGAGATGGTCGTCGTCAAAGACATCGAGTTCTACAGCCTCTGCGAACACCACATGCTGCCTTTCTTCGGGCGCGTCCACGTGGCGTACATCCCGGACGGCAAGGTCGTCGGGCTTTCCAAGATTCCTCGTGTGGTCGAGATGTTCGCGCGGCGCCTTCAGGTGCAGGAGCGCCTCACCATGGAGGTGGCGGAGACCCTCGAGAAGGTGCTCCAGCCAAGGGGTGTCGCGGTGGTCGCCGAGTCGATCCACCTCTGCATGATGATGCGTGGCGTGCAGCAGCAGAACACGTTCGCCATCACCAGTTCGTTGAAGGGCGTCTTCCAGACCGACCCGATGACCCGATCGGAGTTCATGGAACTGATTCGCCACCGCAAGGCGTCCTTCGCCTAG